A region of Vibrio chagasii DNA encodes the following proteins:
- the bamC gene encoding outer membrane protein assembly factor BamC — MKYSHQLVIGSLAVFVLTACSGSPTQRRQAKDDFEYLETPEFSQWQLPEDAQPQFYPNYDIPSGDFTGGVGPSVDIRPPQQVLELIPGARAERQNGEVTLWLLRAEEADRVWQTAVDMLAQRGIGIREQSENEIETDWVTWVSEDEDVEIGSRYSISRFQANNRHGFKINLIDWREGNEEKPVTATNKERYNAFLTNLVMAKYDENLRAEAALKAQELVKRIPISMGSDRSGFPVIIARTPYNVFWQRLPTLLPAMGFELEERNQSQGTVKAKYAAPDDEFWEEVGLQPVDLAPGTYNFLFGDLGNRTSINVTDASGKPVEEELLKSLVPVLAHVADQTKDDKAAKAE, encoded by the coding sequence ATGAAGTATTCTCACCAGCTAGTGATTGGGTCACTGGCTGTTTTCGTTCTTACAGCATGTTCTGGCAGCCCGACTCAACGTCGTCAAGCCAAAGATGATTTCGAATACTTAGAAACACCTGAGTTTTCACAATGGCAGCTGCCTGAAGATGCTCAGCCTCAGTTCTACCCAAATTATGACATTCCAAGCGGTGACTTCACTGGTGGTGTAGGCCCTTCCGTGGATATTCGTCCACCACAACAGGTTCTTGAATTGATCCCTGGTGCTCGTGCGGAGCGTCAAAACGGTGAAGTAACGTTATGGCTGCTTCGTGCTGAAGAAGCAGACCGTGTATGGCAAACGGCTGTCGACATGTTAGCTCAACGTGGTATTGGTATTCGTGAACAGTCTGAGAATGAGATTGAGACCGATTGGGTTACTTGGGTCTCTGAAGACGAAGACGTAGAGATTGGCAGCCGCTACTCTATCTCTCGCTTCCAAGCGAACAACCGTCATGGCTTTAAGATTAATCTTATTGATTGGCGTGAAGGCAACGAAGAGAAGCCAGTAACGGCAACCAACAAAGAACGTTACAACGCTTTCCTAACCAACTTAGTGATGGCTAAGTACGATGAAAACCTTCGTGCTGAAGCGGCACTGAAAGCACAAGAGCTAGTGAAGCGCATTCCTATCTCGATGGGCTCTGACCGCAGTGGTTTCCCTGTGATTATTGCTCGTACGCCATACAACGTATTCTGGCAGCGTCTGCCTACCTTGTTGCCGGCGATGGGCTTTGAGCTTGAAGAGCGTAACCAATCTCAGGGTACGGTTAAAGCTAAGTACGCAGCGCCAGATGATGAGTTCTGGGAAGAGGTTGGTTTACAGCCTGTTGATCTAGCGCCAGGTACATATAACTTCCTATTTGGTGACCTTGGTAACCGTACGTCAATTAACGTGACGGACGCATCAGGTAAGCCTGTAGAAGAAGAGCTACTTAAGTCACTGGTTCCTGTTCTAGCACACGTTGCAGACCAAACCAAAGATGACAAAGCGGCGAAAGCTGAGTAA
- the tnpA gene encoding IS200/IS605 family transposase — MSRYNQASHVFWRCQYHIVWTPKYRFRILKNNVGKEVYRCINVYCNQLGCEVVELNVQVDHVHLVVKVPPKLSISKLMGVLKGKIALKLFSKFPYLRKNKLWGNHFWQRGYFVDSVGINEEIIRRYVRHQEKKERVEQQQLALD; from the coding sequence ATGAGTAGATACAATCAAGCTTCCCACGTATTTTGGAGATGTCAATATCACATAGTGTGGACACCAAAATACAGATTTAGGATCTTGAAGAACAATGTAGGCAAAGAAGTTTATCGGTGTATAAATGTTTACTGTAATCAACTTGGATGTGAAGTTGTTGAGCTGAACGTCCAGGTTGACCACGTACACTTAGTCGTAAAGGTTCCACCCAAGCTATCAATATCCAAGTTGATGGGCGTATTGAAAGGCAAAATAGCCTTAAAGCTCTTCAGTAAGTTTCCATATTTGAGGAAAAATAAGCTTTGGGGTAACCACTTTTGGCAAAGGGGCTATTTTGTCGATAGTGTAGGAATTAATGAAGAAATTATTCGACGTTATGTAAGACATCAGGAGAAGAAAGAGCGCGTGGAACAGCAACAGTTAGCGCTGGACTAA
- a CDS encoding DUF2897 family protein, producing MLEWLTNPWVIIIIVVSVVVGNIAALKQTANMDLGKKSRSKRESDLDKLNRLDKQNQEKTQSKETKGS from the coding sequence ATGTTAGAGTGGCTTACAAACCCTTGGGTTATCATCATCATCGTGGTTAGCGTTGTGGTAGGTAACATCGCAGCTCTAAAACAGACCGCTAATATGGATCTTGGAAAAAAAAGCCGTAGCAAACGAGAGAGCGACTTGGACAAGCTCAATCGTCTAGATAAGCAGAACCAAGAGAAAACTCAATCGAAAGAGACCAAAGGTAGCTAA
- a CDS encoding M15 family metallopeptidase: MTPEQLTGQSDSHLAPTLIGTKTFLVHSDVIDDLNSLIEAALLAGFKMEIASGFRDYDRQSLIWNRKFSGEAPILDSDSQPLDASTLTEHQKLSAILRWSALPGASRHHWGCDFDVFARNHLPEGAQLQLEPWEYLTGHQQAFYQWLSANAEQFGFFFPYSQDLGGVAMEPWHISHRSVSELCLSQLSPTLLGKQLKSKPVLGYEIIMEQLDDIYARFVANISH, from the coding sequence ATGACACCAGAGCAGCTTACCGGACAATCAGATTCTCATCTGGCACCGACACTAATTGGTACTAAGACCTTCTTGGTACACAGTGACGTTATCGATGACCTAAACAGTTTGATTGAAGCTGCTCTGCTTGCTGGCTTTAAAATGGAGATCGCCAGTGGCTTTCGTGACTATGACAGGCAATCTCTGATTTGGAACCGCAAGTTTTCTGGTGAAGCCCCGATCTTAGATTCAGATAGCCAACCACTTGATGCTTCAACACTCACTGAACATCAAAAGCTGTCGGCGATTCTGAGGTGGTCTGCGCTTCCTGGAGCGAGTCGACACCATTGGGGCTGTGACTTCGATGTCTTTGCTCGTAACCACCTTCCAGAAGGTGCACAGCTGCAATTAGAGCCTTGGGAATACCTTACTGGCCACCAGCAAGCGTTTTATCAATGGCTCTCTGCTAATGCTGAACAATTTGGTTTTTTTTTCCCGTATAGCCAAGATCTTGGTGGTGTCGCGATGGAACCTTGGCATATTAGCCATCGTAGCGTTTCAGAGCTGTGTTTATCACAGTTATCCCCGACTTTACTTGGCAAGCAGCTCAAATCTAAGCCAGTATTAGGGTATGAGATTATTATGGAGCAGCTAGACGATATCTATGCGCGCTTCGTAGCAAACATCAGCCATTAG
- the dapE gene encoding succinyl-diaminopimelate desuccinylase yields the protein MTDSPTLALAKDLISRQSVTPEDAGCQELMINRLKALGFEIEVMVFEDTTNFWARRGTEAPLFAFAGHTDVVPAGPIEQWNTKPFEPTIVDGYLHGRGAADMKGSLASMIVAVEQFIEKYPDHSGSIGFLITSDEEGPFINGTVRVVEALMARGENIDMCIVGEPSSTEFVGDVVKNGRRGSITGDLTIKGTQGHVAYPHLANNPVHSSLLAIHELATTEWDQGNDYFPPTSFQIPNVSAGTGASNVIPGEFNVQFNLRFSTELSNDVIVERVTTTLDKYDFEYDLKWTFNGDPFLTDAGSLLDAIVDAVGHVNDVKPALLTTGGTSDGRFIARMGGQVVELGPVNATIHKVNECVKVADLEKLTDMYERTLVNLFAK from the coding sequence ATGACAGATAGCCCAACTTTGGCTCTGGCAAAAGACCTCATTAGCCGTCAATCGGTAACCCCTGAAGATGCGGGCTGCCAAGAACTGATGATTAATCGCTTAAAAGCACTCGGTTTTGAAATCGAAGTAATGGTATTTGAGGATACGACGAACTTCTGGGCTCGCCGAGGTACCGAAGCACCTCTGTTTGCTTTTGCAGGCCACACAGACGTGGTACCAGCCGGTCCAATCGAACAATGGAACACCAAGCCCTTTGAGCCAACCATTGTTGATGGCTACTTACACGGCCGTGGTGCGGCAGACATGAAAGGTTCTCTAGCTTCAATGATTGTTGCTGTTGAGCAATTCATTGAGAAATATCCAGACCATTCAGGCTCAATTGGCTTCCTTATCACCTCTGATGAAGAAGGCCCTTTCATCAACGGTACGGTACGTGTTGTTGAAGCTCTGATGGCACGCGGTGAGAACATCGACATGTGTATTGTTGGTGAACCGTCAAGTACTGAGTTTGTTGGCGATGTGGTGAAGAACGGCCGCCGTGGCTCTATCACTGGCGATCTAACGATTAAAGGTACGCAAGGTCACGTTGCCTACCCTCACCTAGCGAATAACCCTGTACATAGCTCTCTGCTGGCAATTCACGAGCTAGCGACGACGGAATGGGACCAAGGTAATGACTACTTCCCACCAACCAGTTTCCAGATCCCGAATGTGAGTGCAGGTACTGGCGCATCTAACGTGATTCCAGGGGAGTTTAATGTTCAGTTTAACCTGCGTTTTAGCACAGAGTTAAGCAATGACGTTATCGTTGAGCGCGTGACAACAACGCTTGATAAATACGATTTCGAATACGATCTTAAGTGGACCTTCAATGGCGACCCGTTCCTAACAGACGCAGGCTCACTGCTCGATGCGATTGTTGATGCCGTTGGTCACGTTAATGATGTTAAACCAGCGCTGCTGACAACCGGCGGTACGTCTGATGGTCGCTTCATTGCCCGAATGGGTGGACAGGTGGTTGAACTAGGCCCAGTTAACGCGACCATTCACAAAGTTAACGAATGCGTAAAAGTCGCGGATTTAGAGAAGCTAACCGACATGTACGAAAGAACGTTAGTGAACTTGTTCGCTAAATAA
- a CDS encoding ArsC family reductase, which translates to MTITMFGIPNCDTIKKAKKWLEAEGIEFEFHDYRKQGITEELVTSFCSELGWELVLNKRGTTYRQLSQEQKDTLTEQTAITLLVEQPAMIKRPILKVDGKLHIGFKADQYAAIFA; encoded by the coding sequence ATGACTATCACAATGTTTGGTATCCCAAATTGCGACACGATTAAAAAAGCAAAGAAATGGCTCGAAGCTGAAGGTATCGAGTTCGAATTTCACGATTATCGCAAACAAGGTATCACTGAAGAGTTGGTAACAAGCTTCTGTTCAGAGCTTGGCTGGGAGCTAGTACTAAACAAACGTGGTACGACTTATCGTCAGCTTTCTCAAGAGCAAAAAGACACCTTAACAGAACAAACGGCAATCACTCTGCTTGTTGAACAACCAGCGATGATCAAGCGCCCTATTTTGAAAGTCGATGGCAAACTTCACATCGGCTTTAAAGCTGACCAGTACGCGGCTATTTTTGCGTAA
- a CDS encoding helix-turn-helix domain-containing protein: MELSPVFARRLYLALLVESLDRPNVPKLIEKTGWPRRTIQDVLKALPGIGIELMFVQDGRRHNDGYYQLSDWGPFDSQWVLERKGDIATSLGFSA, translated from the coding sequence ATGGAGTTGAGTCCTGTTTTTGCAAGGCGGCTATATTTAGCATTGTTAGTTGAAAGCCTTGATAGGCCAAATGTGCCTAAACTCATCGAAAAAACGGGTTGGCCTCGTCGTACTATTCAAGATGTACTCAAGGCGTTACCGGGGATCGGTATCGAACTTATGTTTGTTCAAGATGGGCGACGTCATAATGATGGCTATTACCAGTTATCCGACTGGGGACCATTTGACAGTCAGTGGGTTCTCGAACGAAAAGGCGATATAGCAACAAGCCTTGGATTTAGTGCATAA
- a CDS encoding DUF4156 domain-containing protein → MKKEWMALAVSSMLLGCTTPTSVPHDEADSVRMDYHGIINIDQCEYKGEVTGSEGHWYSYLFYPNDTLIQGAMNELKTNAIQLGADTVIFTLPQDFSTSVTMLGTAYLCK, encoded by the coding sequence ATGAAAAAGGAATGGATGGCATTGGCAGTGAGCAGCATGCTGTTGGGATGCACCACACCCACTTCAGTACCTCATGATGAGGCCGACAGTGTGAGAATGGATTATCACGGCATCATTAATATCGACCAGTGTGAGTATAAAGGGGAAGTCACTGGTAGCGAAGGCCATTGGTACAGCTACCTGTTTTACCCAAATGATACCTTGATTCAGGGTGCGATGAATGAGCTTAAAACCAACGCGATCCAGCTTGGTGCAGATACGGTAATCTTTACCCTACCTCAAGATTTTTCAACTTCGGTTACCATGCTTGGTACCGCTTATCTTTGTAAGTAG
- a CDS encoding DUF2956 domain-containing protein has translation MKKKTNTPSVESQQEALKIAKATQRPAQTKEQTKLIAQGIEKGIALYKKQQKERNRQADKAKKRVQKEKQTQQAAIEQEHNATSSVEAASNHSSKLPWILLIASWVGFAIYLMQ, from the coding sequence ATGAAAAAGAAAACTAATACACCATCTGTTGAATCTCAACAAGAGGCACTGAAGATAGCCAAAGCGACTCAAAGGCCCGCTCAAACTAAAGAACAAACAAAATTGATTGCTCAGGGTATTGAGAAAGGCATCGCGCTTTATAAGAAACAACAGAAAGAACGTAACCGCCAAGCAGATAAAGCAAAGAAACGCGTACAAAAAGAAAAGCAAACTCAACAAGCGGCGATAGAACAAGAGCACAATGCAACATCGAGTGTTGAAGCAGCATCAAATCACTCAAGTAAATTGCCATGGATACTATTGATCGCGAGCTGGGTAGGTTTTGCGATTTATTTGATGCAATAA
- a CDS encoding DUF2919 domain-containing protein — translation MRYSIEQYDKHGFLKAPILLWLGWLFLAKALVVFIVAGASRESGTDILEIIYPDHHMFYAGIALSVPSLLLMWLFGLRSPERKRLNKVVSWGRWVTIAAILAQGSHTIYLIYLDNGWFRWSNGLTLLLLLWLALYLTNSHAARDCFKVVEHED, via the coding sequence GTGCGGTATTCCATAGAACAATACGACAAGCACGGCTTTTTAAAGGCGCCAATCTTATTATGGTTAGGCTGGCTGTTTCTTGCGAAAGCTCTCGTCGTTTTCATCGTTGCAGGTGCAAGTAGAGAGTCGGGAACCGATATTCTCGAGATCATTTATCCGGATCATCACATGTTTTATGCTGGGATTGCCTTGAGTGTCCCTAGCTTGTTACTGATGTGGTTATTTGGGCTAAGATCTCCAGAGAGAAAGCGCCTCAATAAAGTGGTGTCATGGGGACGTTGGGTGACCATAGCCGCTATTCTAGCGCAGGGCTCCCATACTATTTATTTAATCTATTTGGATAACGGTTGGTTCCGTTGGTCAAATGGTCTGACTCTATTGTTGCTGCTGTGGTTAGCGCTTTATCTAACCAATAGCCATGCAGCACGGGATTGCTTTAAAGTGGTTGAGCACGAAGACTGA
- a CDS encoding Dyp-type peroxidase: MLNISNEQPNVQSAILPEAGPFALYVQLKVNANTANVLAEIQKIPALIEELNQTQPDANLTASVAFSKAFWDKFEQAAPTDLIDFPALGEGDVTAPSTPADVLIHCHSNRHDLHFFILRKLLSEVAADVEVVDETYGYRFLDSRDMTDFVDGTENPKDAQRAEVAIVPEGEFAGGSYVMVQRFVHNLPAWNRLNVSAQEKVVGRTKPDSIELDDVPAASHVGRVDIKEEGKGLKIVRHSLPYGTATGDHGLLFIAYCNVRHNFDAMLESMYGVTDGKTDQLLRFTKAVTGAYYFAPSTEMLSALTIK; this comes from the coding sequence ATGCTTAATATCTCAAATGAGCAGCCTAACGTTCAAAGTGCTATTTTGCCTGAAGCTGGGCCTTTCGCTCTTTACGTTCAACTAAAAGTGAATGCTAACACTGCTAATGTACTAGCAGAAATCCAAAAGATTCCAGCGCTAATCGAAGAGCTAAACCAAACTCAACCAGATGCGAACCTGACGGCTTCAGTTGCGTTCTCTAAGGCGTTTTGGGACAAGTTCGAGCAAGCAGCTCCTACTGATCTGATTGACTTCCCTGCGCTTGGCGAAGGCGATGTTACCGCACCTAGCACGCCAGCTGATGTACTAATTCATTGCCATTCAAACCGACACGATCTGCACTTTTTCATCTTACGTAAATTGCTATCTGAAGTAGCGGCAGACGTTGAAGTGGTTGATGAAACTTACGGTTACCGTTTCCTAGATTCTCGTGATATGACGGATTTCGTCGACGGCACTGAAAACCCGAAAGACGCACAACGCGCAGAAGTTGCTATTGTTCCTGAAGGCGAATTTGCAGGCGGTAGCTACGTGATGGTGCAGCGTTTTGTTCATAACCTTCCTGCTTGGAATCGATTGAATGTATCGGCGCAAGAAAAAGTGGTTGGTCGTACTAAACCTGATTCAATCGAGCTCGATGATGTTCCAGCTGCATCTCACGTTGGTCGTGTAGATATCAAAGAAGAGGGCAAAGGCCTTAAGATCGTTCGTCACAGCCTACCTTACGGCACAGCAACGGGCGACCATGGTCTACTGTTCATTGCTTACTGTAATGTTCGTCATAACTTTGATGCGATGTTAGAGAGCATGTACGGCGTAACCGATGGCAAAACAGACCAACTGCTTCGCTTTACTAAGGCAGTGACAGGTGCTTACTACTTCGCTCCTTCAACTGAGATGTTGAGCGCATTAACGATTAAGTAA
- a CDS encoding flagellin: MAITVNTNVSALVAQRNLSNANNMLNQSLERLASGSRINSAKDDAAGLQISNRLEAQMSGIDVAVRNANDGISIMQTAEGAMNETTNIMQRMRDLSLQASNGSNSQSERTAIQEEITALNDELNRIAETTSFGGKKLLNGSFGSTSFQIGGSSGEAVQIGLKSMRTDDINMGGFSYVANGMANDSWAVKSNQNDMTMSFTDRFGQPQEITINAKVGDDIEELATYINGQTDLVSASVNDDGQLQIYMSGEDTSGTISFSGSLASELSMSAGYYESVNDINVTDVGGAQRAVSILDTAMKYVDSHRSELGAMQNRFDHAINNLENVHENLATSNSRIKDTDYAKETTQMLKQQILQQVSTTILAQAKQAPNLALTLLG; this comes from the coding sequence ATGGCTATAACTGTTAATACTAATGTCTCAGCGCTGGTGGCTCAGAGGAATCTCTCTAATGCCAATAACATGCTGAACCAATCTTTGGAGCGCTTGGCTTCAGGGAGTCGTATTAATAGCGCCAAAGACGATGCTGCAGGCCTTCAAATCTCCAACCGTTTAGAAGCGCAGATGAGTGGTATTGATGTCGCTGTTCGCAATGCGAATGATGGTATATCCATTATGCAAACTGCCGAAGGCGCGATGAACGAAACCACTAATATCATGCAACGTATGCGTGACTTGTCACTGCAAGCTAGTAATGGTTCGAACAGCCAATCGGAAAGAACGGCCATTCAAGAGGAGATTACCGCATTAAACGATGAACTAAATCGTATCGCAGAGACGACGTCATTTGGGGGCAAAAAACTCCTCAATGGTAGCTTTGGTAGTACGTCGTTTCAGATTGGTGGCAGCTCAGGCGAGGCGGTTCAAATCGGTCTCAAAAGCATGCGTACTGATGACATCAATATGGGCGGTTTTAGTTATGTCGCGAATGGTATGGCCAATGACTCGTGGGCAGTGAAATCAAACCAGAATGATATGACGATGTCGTTTACCGATCGTTTTGGTCAGCCTCAAGAGATCACCATTAATGCGAAAGTTGGCGACGATATTGAAGAGTTGGCGACATACATCAATGGTCAAACGGATCTAGTCTCAGCTTCGGTTAATGATGATGGACAGCTTCAGATCTACATGTCTGGTGAGGATACCTCTGGCACCATCTCTTTCTCTGGTTCACTTGCTAGTGAGCTGTCGATGTCGGCGGGGTACTATGAGTCGGTGAATGACATCAATGTGACCGATGTGGGTGGGGCGCAGCGTGCTGTCTCTATTCTAGATACTGCGATGAAGTATGTGGATAGCCATCGCTCTGAACTAGGTGCGATGCAAAACCGCTTTGACCACGCCATTAACAACCTTGAAAACGTTCATGAAAACTTGGCGACTTCAAACAGTCGAATCAAAGATACCGATTACGCTAAAGAAACCACTCAAATGCTGAAACAGCAAATTCTTCAGCAAGTGAGCACCACCATTCTGGCTCAAGCGAAGCAAGCGCCAAATCTTGCTTTAACCTTATTAGGTTAA
- a CDS encoding flagellin, which translates to MAVNVNTNVSAMTAQRYLNNANSAQQTSMERLASGSKINSAKDDAAGLQISNRLNVQSRGLDVAVRNANDGISIAQTAEGAMNETTNILQRMRDLSLQSSNGSNSKAERVAIQEEVTALNDELNRIAETTSFGGNKLLNGTYGTQSFQIGADNGEAVMLNLKDMRSDNAQMGGKSYQTENAKDKDWNVQAGSNDLKLSFTDNFGQAQEIDISAKAGDDIEELATYINGQQDSVKASVTEDGKLQMFAGNNKVSGDVSFSGGLAGELGIQASKEVTVDTIDVTSVGGAQESVAIIDAALKYVDSHRAELGAFQNRFDHAISNLDNINENVNASKSRIKDTDFAKETTQMTKSQILSQASSSILAQAKQAPNSALSLLG; encoded by the coding sequence ATGGCAGTGAATGTAAATACCAACGTTTCAGCGATGACAGCGCAACGTTACCTAAACAACGCGAACAGCGCACAACAAACATCAATGGAGCGTCTAGCTTCTGGCTCTAAAATCAACAGCGCAAAAGACGATGCTGCGGGCCTACAAATCTCTAACCGTTTGAACGTTCAAAGCCGCGGCCTAGACGTTGCTGTTCGTAACGCGAACGACGGTATCTCTATTGCACAAACCGCTGAAGGTGCAATGAACGAGACAACTAACATCCTGCAACGTATGCGTGATCTTTCTCTACAATCTTCAAACGGCTCAAACTCAAAAGCTGAGCGTGTAGCGATTCAAGAAGAAGTAACAGCACTGAACGACGAGCTAAACCGTATCGCGGAAACGACGTCTTTTGGTGGCAACAAGCTGCTTAACGGTACTTACGGAACACAATCATTCCAAATCGGTGCGGATAACGGCGAAGCGGTAATGCTGAACCTGAAAGATATGCGCTCTGATAACGCTCAGATGGGTGGTAAGAGCTACCAAACTGAGAACGCTAAAGACAAAGACTGGAACGTACAAGCGGGTTCAAACGACCTAAAACTATCGTTCACAGATAACTTTGGTCAAGCTCAAGAAATCGACATCAGCGCAAAAGCGGGCGACGACATCGAAGAGCTAGCGACATACATCAACGGTCAACAAGATTCTGTGAAAGCGTCTGTAACTGAAGACGGTAAGCTACAAATGTTTGCTGGTAACAACAAAGTAAGCGGTGATGTGTCTTTCTCTGGTGGTCTTGCTGGCGAGCTAGGCATTCAAGCATCTAAAGAAGTGACGGTTGATACTATTGACGTAACGTCTGTTGGCGGTGCACAAGAGTCTGTAGCAATCATCGATGCGGCACTTAAGTACGTAGACAGCCACCGTGCAGAGTTGGGTGCTTTCCAAAACCGTTTCGACCACGCAATCAGCAACTTAGACAACATTAACGAGAACGTTAACGCATCTAAGAGCCGTATTAAAGATACCGACTTCGCGAAAGAAACGACTCAGATGACTAAGTCTCAGATCCTTTCTCAAGCTTCAAGCTCGATTCTTGCTCAAGCGAAGCAAGCTCCGAACTCGGCACTTAGCCTACTAGGCTAA